Proteins from a genomic interval of Lolium perenne isolate Kyuss_39 chromosome 1, Kyuss_2.0, whole genome shotgun sequence:
- the LOC127312257 gene encoding CSC1-like protein At1g32090 isoform X2 yields MATLEDLGVSAFINIVGAFIFLLLFAVLRIQPINDRVYFPKLYIAKKRTHDHRGARRAINLNLCTYFKFLSWVPGALRMNQTELIHHAGLDSVVYLRIYTLGFFIHLLMAYVFTFWTCFMLYKEYSNVAFMRLHFLASQKRCADQFTVIVRNIPRVSSHTTSETVEEFFRRNHPDHFLGQQAVYNANRYAKLVKRKERLQNWLDYYQLKFERHPDKRPTGRTGCFGFCGGEVDQIDYYRARISELDKRMASERQKVLNDPKAIMPVSFVTFDSRWGAAVCAQTQQSKNPTQWLTDWAPEPRDVYWENLAIPFFSLSIRRFLISIAVFALVFFYMIPIAFVQSLANLEGIEKVAPFVRPIIEVKVVKSFLQGFLPGLALKLFLYILPSVLMIMSKVEGYVSLSSLERRTASKYYYFMLVNVFLGSIIAGTAFEQLYSFFHDPPSQIPRTIGVAVPMKATFFMTYIMVDGWAGIANEILRVKPLVIYHLKNMFIVKTERDRERAMDPRNIQLGENLPSLQLYFLLGLVYAVVTPILLPFIIVFYAFAFLVYRHQIINVYNQEYESAAAFWPQVHSRIIASLLISHVTLFGLLSTMKAAYSTPLLIFLPLLTIWFHKYCKSRFEPAFRKYPLEEAMEKDRMEHASEPSLNLKTYLANAYLHPIFHMFEQEEQKEETTLEVRIDKSQQQQQQQHHVRSSDTQYEERNTETHYYHEERSSSQYQYQYQHEETHMRSEQSPPHFVYHHEIQP; encoded by the exons ATGGCGACACTGGAGGACCTCGGGGTGTCGGCCTTCATCAACATCGTCGGcgccttcatcttcctcctcctcttcgcggTGCTCCGCATCCAGCCCATCAACGACCGCGTCTACTTCCCCAAGCTCTACATCGCCAAGAAGCGCACCCACGACCACCGCGGTGCGCGCAGGGCCATCAACCTCAACCTCTGCACCTACTTCAAGTTCCTCAGCTGGGTCCCCGGCGCGCTCCGCATGAACCAGACCGAGCTCATACACCACGCCGGCCTCGACTCCGTCGTCTACCTCCGAATCTACACACTCGG GTTTTTCATTCATCTTCTAATGGCATACGTGTTCACATTTTGGACGTGCTTTATGCTGTACAAAGAGTACAGTAATGTCGCATTCATGAGATTGCATTTCCTGGCATCTCAGAAGCGTTGTGCTGATCAGTTCACT GTGATTGTTAGAAACATACCTAGGGTTTCCAGCCATACAACATCTGAAACAGTTGAAGAGTTCTTCCGTAGGAACCATCCGGACCACTTTCTTGGTCAGCAG GCTGTTTACAATGCTAACCGGTATGCTAAACTCGTAAAGAGAAAAGAGAGGCTTCAAAATTGGTTGGATTACTACCAACTAAAGTTTGAAAGACATCCTGACAAACGACCAACTGGAAGG ACTGGATGCTTTGGTTTCTGTGGTGGAGAAGTGGATCAAATCGACTACTACCGAGCTAGAATAAGTGAACTTGATAAGAGG ATGGCATCCGAGCGTCAAAAAGTTCTCAATGATCCAAAAGCTATTATGCCTGTTTCTTTTGTGACATTTGACTCGAGATGGGGGGCTGCTGTATGTGCACAGACACAACAGTCAAAGAATCCCACCCAATGGCTAACTGATTGGGCTCCTGAACCACGGGATGTTTATTGGGAGAATCTTGCCATTCCATTTTTCTCTCTGAGTATACGCAGGTTTCTGATATCAATTGCAGTTTTTGCTTTGGTCTTCTTTTACATGATACCCATTGCATTTGTGCAATCACTTGCCAATCTTGAGGGTATTGAGAAAGTTGCACCGTTCGTGAGGCCAATAATAGAAGT AAAAGTGGTGAAGTCCTTCCTACAGGGCTTCCTTCCTGGTCTGGCTTTGAAGCTCTTTCTCTATATCCTCCCATCTGTTCTTATGATCATGTCGAAAGTTGAAGGCTATGTTTCTTTATCATCTCTGGAAAGGAGGACTGCTTCAAAATATTATTACTTCATGCTGGTGAATGTTTTTCTCGGAAGCATAATTGCTGGCACAGCTTTTGAACAGCTATATTCCTTTTTTCATGATCCTCCTTCACA AATACCAAGGACCATTGGAGTAGCTGTACCAATGAAAGCTACATTTTTCATGACATACATAATGGTCGATGGCTGGGCTGGTATCGCGAATGAGATTCTTCGGGTGAAACCACTGGTCATATACCATCTGAAGAACATGTTTATCGTGAAAACTGAGAGGGACAGGGAGAGGGCGATGGATCCTCGCAACATTCAACTTGGGGAAAACCTTCCATCCCTACAACTGTATTTCCTCCTTGGGCTCGTGTACGCAGTGGTCACCCCCATTCTCCTACCTTTCATAATCGTCTTCTATGCCTTTGCTTTCCTTGTCTACAGGCACCAG ATCATCAACGTGTATAACCAGGAGTATGAGAGCGCAGCGGCATTTTGGCCTCAGGTCCATTCACGCATCATAGCAAGCTTGCTGATCTCTCATGTAACTCTGTTTGGGTTGCTGAGCACGATGAAAGCCGCCTACTCTACGCCGTTGCTCATCTTCCTACCATTGCTGACGATATGGTTCCACAAGTACTGCAAAAGCCGGTTCGAACCTGCTTTCCGGAAGTATCCTCTAGAG GAAGCAATGGAGAAGGACAGGATGGAGCATGCGTCGGAGCCAAGCTTGAACCTCAAGACCTACTTGGCAAATGCCTACCTGCACCCCATCTTCCACATGTTTGAGCAAGAGGAACAGAAAGAGGAGACGACGTTAGAGGTGAGGATTGACAAATcacagcagcaacaacaacagcaacatcaTGTGAGAAGCTCAGACACACAGTATGAGGAGAGGAACACTGAGACACATTATTACCATGAGGAGAGGAGCAGCAGCCAATACCAGTATCAGTACCAGCATGAGGAAACTCACATGAGGAGTGAACAGTCACCACCGCACTTCGTCTACCACCATGAAATTCAGCCTTGA
- the LOC127312257 gene encoding CSC1-like protein At1g32090 isoform X1: MATLEDLGVSAFINIVGAFIFLLLFAVLRIQPINDRVYFPKLYIAKKRTHDHRGARRAINLNLCTYFKFLSWVPGALRMNQTELIHHAGLDSVVYLRIYTLGLKIFLPITVVALLVLIPVNVSGGTLLNLKKDVVFSDIDKLSISNVSPGSNRFFIHLLMAYVFTFWTCFMLYKEYSNVAFMRLHFLASQKRCADQFTVIVRNIPRVSSHTTSETVEEFFRRNHPDHFLGQQAVYNANRYAKLVKRKERLQNWLDYYQLKFERHPDKRPTGRTGCFGFCGGEVDQIDYYRARISELDKRMASERQKVLNDPKAIMPVSFVTFDSRWGAAVCAQTQQSKNPTQWLTDWAPEPRDVYWENLAIPFFSLSIRRFLISIAVFALVFFYMIPIAFVQSLANLEGIEKVAPFVRPIIEVKVVKSFLQGFLPGLALKLFLYILPSVLMIMSKVEGYVSLSSLERRTASKYYYFMLVNVFLGSIIAGTAFEQLYSFFHDPPSQIPRTIGVAVPMKATFFMTYIMVDGWAGIANEILRVKPLVIYHLKNMFIVKTERDRERAMDPRNIQLGENLPSLQLYFLLGLVYAVVTPILLPFIIVFYAFAFLVYRHQIINVYNQEYESAAAFWPQVHSRIIASLLISHVTLFGLLSTMKAAYSTPLLIFLPLLTIWFHKYCKSRFEPAFRKYPLEEAMEKDRMEHASEPSLNLKTYLANAYLHPIFHMFEQEEQKEETTLEVRIDKSQQQQQQQHHVRSSDTQYEERNTETHYYHEERSSSQYQYQYQHEETHMRSEQSPPHFVYHHEIQP, encoded by the exons ATGGCGACACTGGAGGACCTCGGGGTGTCGGCCTTCATCAACATCGTCGGcgccttcatcttcctcctcctcttcgcggTGCTCCGCATCCAGCCCATCAACGACCGCGTCTACTTCCCCAAGCTCTACATCGCCAAGAAGCGCACCCACGACCACCGCGGTGCGCGCAGGGCCATCAACCTCAACCTCTGCACCTACTTCAAGTTCCTCAGCTGGGTCCCCGGCGCGCTCCGCATGAACCAGACCGAGCTCATACACCACGCCGGCCTCGACTCCGTCGTCTACCTCCGAATCTACACACTCGG GCTCAAGATATTTTTGCCAATAACGGTTGTCGCCTTGCTGGTTCTTATCCCAGTCAATGTATCTGGTGGCACATTGCTGAACTTAAAAAAAGACGTTGTCTTTAGTGATATTGATAAGCTCTCCATATCAAATGTTAGCCCGGGATCCAACAG GTTTTTCATTCATCTTCTAATGGCATACGTGTTCACATTTTGGACGTGCTTTATGCTGTACAAAGAGTACAGTAATGTCGCATTCATGAGATTGCATTTCCTGGCATCTCAGAAGCGTTGTGCTGATCAGTTCACT GTGATTGTTAGAAACATACCTAGGGTTTCCAGCCATACAACATCTGAAACAGTTGAAGAGTTCTTCCGTAGGAACCATCCGGACCACTTTCTTGGTCAGCAG GCTGTTTACAATGCTAACCGGTATGCTAAACTCGTAAAGAGAAAAGAGAGGCTTCAAAATTGGTTGGATTACTACCAACTAAAGTTTGAAAGACATCCTGACAAACGACCAACTGGAAGG ACTGGATGCTTTGGTTTCTGTGGTGGAGAAGTGGATCAAATCGACTACTACCGAGCTAGAATAAGTGAACTTGATAAGAGG ATGGCATCCGAGCGTCAAAAAGTTCTCAATGATCCAAAAGCTATTATGCCTGTTTCTTTTGTGACATTTGACTCGAGATGGGGGGCTGCTGTATGTGCACAGACACAACAGTCAAAGAATCCCACCCAATGGCTAACTGATTGGGCTCCTGAACCACGGGATGTTTATTGGGAGAATCTTGCCATTCCATTTTTCTCTCTGAGTATACGCAGGTTTCTGATATCAATTGCAGTTTTTGCTTTGGTCTTCTTTTACATGATACCCATTGCATTTGTGCAATCACTTGCCAATCTTGAGGGTATTGAGAAAGTTGCACCGTTCGTGAGGCCAATAATAGAAGT AAAAGTGGTGAAGTCCTTCCTACAGGGCTTCCTTCCTGGTCTGGCTTTGAAGCTCTTTCTCTATATCCTCCCATCTGTTCTTATGATCATGTCGAAAGTTGAAGGCTATGTTTCTTTATCATCTCTGGAAAGGAGGACTGCTTCAAAATATTATTACTTCATGCTGGTGAATGTTTTTCTCGGAAGCATAATTGCTGGCACAGCTTTTGAACAGCTATATTCCTTTTTTCATGATCCTCCTTCACA AATACCAAGGACCATTGGAGTAGCTGTACCAATGAAAGCTACATTTTTCATGACATACATAATGGTCGATGGCTGGGCTGGTATCGCGAATGAGATTCTTCGGGTGAAACCACTGGTCATATACCATCTGAAGAACATGTTTATCGTGAAAACTGAGAGGGACAGGGAGAGGGCGATGGATCCTCGCAACATTCAACTTGGGGAAAACCTTCCATCCCTACAACTGTATTTCCTCCTTGGGCTCGTGTACGCAGTGGTCACCCCCATTCTCCTACCTTTCATAATCGTCTTCTATGCCTTTGCTTTCCTTGTCTACAGGCACCAG ATCATCAACGTGTATAACCAGGAGTATGAGAGCGCAGCGGCATTTTGGCCTCAGGTCCATTCACGCATCATAGCAAGCTTGCTGATCTCTCATGTAACTCTGTTTGGGTTGCTGAGCACGATGAAAGCCGCCTACTCTACGCCGTTGCTCATCTTCCTACCATTGCTGACGATATGGTTCCACAAGTACTGCAAAAGCCGGTTCGAACCTGCTTTCCGGAAGTATCCTCTAGAG GAAGCAATGGAGAAGGACAGGATGGAGCATGCGTCGGAGCCAAGCTTGAACCTCAAGACCTACTTGGCAAATGCCTACCTGCACCCCATCTTCCACATGTTTGAGCAAGAGGAACAGAAAGAGGAGACGACGTTAGAGGTGAGGATTGACAAATcacagcagcaacaacaacagcaacatcaTGTGAGAAGCTCAGACACACAGTATGAGGAGAGGAACACTGAGACACATTATTACCATGAGGAGAGGAGCAGCAGCCAATACCAGTATCAGTACCAGCATGAGGAAACTCACATGAGGAGTGAACAGTCACCACCGCACTTCGTCTACCACCATGAAATTCAGCCTTGA